Proteins encoded in a region of the Ralstonia pseudosolanacearum genome:
- a CDS encoding quinone-dependent dihydroorotate dehydrogenase, whose protein sequence is MLNALYPLARPLLFSMDPEDAHHFTLNQLKRAHALGLSGCVGARVAPQPRTVMGITFPNPVGLAAGLDKDGAYIDALGVLGFGSIEVGTVTPRAQPGNPRPRMFRLPAASALINRMGFNNGGVDAFIRNVQASKWREAGGVLGLNIGKNADTPIERAVDDYLHCLERVYPYASYVTVNISSPNTKNLRQLQGASELDSLLGTLRGAQQRLADQHKRYVPVVLKIAPDLDDDQIANIGDALLRHRMDGVIATNTTIRREAVAGLPHAEEAGGLSGQPVREGSTRVIRALRGLLGDAVPIIGVGGILAGEHAREKIDAGAQLVQLYTGLIYRGPGLVAECARALAR, encoded by the coding sequence GTGCTCAACGCCCTGTATCCGCTTGCTCGCCCGCTGCTGTTTTCGATGGACCCCGAAGACGCGCACCACTTCACGCTGAACCAGCTCAAGCGCGCGCATGCGCTGGGGCTGTCGGGCTGCGTCGGCGCGCGCGTGGCGCCGCAGCCCCGCACGGTGATGGGCATCACGTTCCCGAACCCGGTCGGGCTGGCGGCGGGCCTGGACAAGGACGGCGCCTACATCGATGCGCTGGGCGTGCTCGGCTTCGGCTCCATCGAAGTGGGCACCGTGACGCCGCGCGCGCAGCCGGGCAATCCGCGGCCGCGCATGTTCCGGCTGCCGGCGGCGAGTGCGCTGATCAATCGCATGGGCTTCAACAACGGCGGCGTCGATGCGTTCATCCGCAATGTGCAGGCGTCGAAGTGGCGAGAGGCGGGCGGCGTGCTGGGCCTGAACATCGGCAAGAATGCCGACACGCCGATCGAGCGCGCCGTCGACGACTACCTGCATTGCCTGGAGCGCGTCTACCCGTACGCCAGCTACGTGACGGTCAACATCTCGTCGCCGAACACCAAGAACCTGCGCCAGCTGCAAGGCGCGAGCGAACTGGACAGCCTGCTCGGCACGCTGCGCGGGGCGCAGCAGCGCTTGGCCGACCAGCACAAGCGCTATGTGCCGGTGGTGCTGAAGATCGCGCCGGACCTGGACGATGACCAGATCGCCAATATTGGCGACGCATTGCTGCGCCATCGGATGGACGGCGTGATCGCCACCAACACCACGATCCGCCGCGAAGCCGTGGCCGGCCTGCCGCATGCGGAGGAGGCGGGCGGGCTGTCGGGGCAGCCCGTGCGGGAGGGCTCGACGCGCGTCATCCGTGCGCTGCGTGGCCTGCTGGGCGATGCGGTGCCCATCATCGGCGTGGGCGGCATTCTGGCCGGTGAGCATGCCCGGGAGAAGATCGACGCCGGCGCGCAGCTGGTGCAGCTCTACACGGGGCTGATTTATCGCGGCCCGGGCCTGGTGGCCGAGTGCGCGCGCGCCCTGGCGCGCTGA
- the aat gene encoding leucyl/phenylalanyl-tRNA--protein transferase encodes MIAWLDPHDPFPPVDRALGPDSEAPGLLAASADLSPQRLLIAYRQGIFPWYAQGQPVLWWSTDPRMVLRPDDFRVSTTFRKTLRRVLDDPTWEIRIDHAFRDVMVDCATTARPGQHGTWITEDVIQAYTALHRRGYAHSVETWHGGRRVGGLYGVALGHMFYGESMFAHRTDASKIALAALCAFLGSRGVAMIDCQQETEHLASLGGAPVPRAAFLAHVREAASAPAIVPWHFDKSVLRRWTARNEQA; translated from the coding sequence ATGATCGCCTGGTTGGATCCGCACGATCCCTTCCCGCCCGTCGATCGCGCGCTTGGCCCCGACTCGGAGGCGCCGGGCCTGCTGGCCGCGAGCGCGGACCTGTCGCCGCAGCGGCTCCTGATCGCGTACCGGCAAGGCATCTTTCCGTGGTATGCCCAGGGCCAGCCGGTGCTGTGGTGGAGCACCGACCCACGCATGGTGCTGCGACCGGACGACTTCCGCGTCTCGACCACGTTCCGCAAGACGCTGCGGCGCGTGCTCGACGATCCGACCTGGGAGATCCGCATCGATCACGCCTTTCGCGACGTGATGGTCGACTGCGCCACCACCGCCCGCCCCGGCCAGCACGGCACCTGGATCACCGAAGACGTCATCCAGGCCTATACCGCCCTGCACCGCCGCGGCTACGCGCACAGCGTGGAAACCTGGCATGGAGGCCGGCGTGTCGGTGGCCTGTACGGCGTTGCGCTGGGCCACATGTTCTACGGCGAATCGATGTTCGCGCACCGCACCGATGCCTCGAAAATCGCGCTGGCGGCGCTGTGCGCCTTCCTCGGCAGCCGGGGCGTCGCGATGATAGACTGCCAGCAGGAAACCGAGCACCTGGCTTCGCTGGGCGGTGCGCCGGTGCCGCGTGCGGCGTTTCTCGCCCACGTGCGCGAAGCGGCCAGCGCACCGGCCATCGTGCCATGGCACTTCGACAAATCCGTGCTTCGCCGGTGGACTGCCCGCAATGAGCAAGCTTAA
- a CDS encoding DUF465 domain-containing protein, with the protein MDSDLNTISRRIIELQIEHRDLDFLIGRLSAEPDHDELQLRRLKKRRLKLKDTITLLQLQLEPDVPA; encoded by the coding sequence ATGGATAGCGACCTGAACACGATCTCGCGTCGCATCATCGAGCTGCAGATCGAGCACCGCGATCTCGATTTCCTGATCGGCCGGCTCTCGGCCGAGCCCGACCACGATGAGCTGCAGTTGCGCCGTCTGAAAAAACGCCGTCTCAAGCTCAAGGACACCATTACGCTGCTACAGTTGCAGCTTGAGCCGGACGTGCCCGCCTGA
- a CDS encoding potassium transporter Kup: MSQALTATGSSQSNVNLRAMVVGAVGVVFGDIGTSPLYALKECFSPEHGIPFSTGAVLGIISMLFWAMVIVVSLKYVLFVMRADNNGEGGILALMALSLRTADKQSKRIALLTMLGVFGACMFYGDAVITPAISVLSAMEGLEIAAPSLSPFVLPITVVILAALFLIQREGTSVVGKVFGPVMLVWFAALAALGLVNLMKAPQILAAVNPVYAIAFLHEHALQAFVVLGSVFLVLTGAEALYADMGHFGARPIRWGWFFIVAPSLLLNYFGQGAMLLTDPSAVENPFYRAVPEALQLPMVVLAAAATVIASQAVISGAFSLTSQAIQLGFVPRMRIRYTSEAEIGQIYVPVVNWMLLILVISVVLAFKKSDNLAAAYGIAVTTTMVITTVLAAVVMRSVWRWNPVLVTLVSLGFLVVDMAFFAANLLKIRDGGWFPLMLGGAVFFLLMTWYKGRQLVRARSLEDGIPLEPFLTGLLAHPPHRVEGTAVFLTANIDFVPVSLLHNLKHNRVLHERVIFISFVTRDIPYVDDRRRVTVREFGSGIYLVKAEYGFKETPDVYRVLELGQPQIGSRCELMDTSFFIARESVVPSKLPGMSMWRERLFAWMHQNGAKPSDFFHIPANRVVELGTKVEI, from the coding sequence ATGAGTCAAGCTCTTACAGCAACGGGATCCTCGCAATCCAACGTGAACCTGCGCGCCATGGTGGTCGGCGCCGTGGGCGTGGTGTTCGGCGACATTGGCACCAGTCCTCTGTACGCACTCAAGGAGTGCTTCAGTCCTGAGCACGGCATTCCGTTTTCCACCGGCGCGGTGCTGGGCATCATCTCCATGCTGTTCTGGGCGATGGTGATCGTGGTGTCGCTCAAGTACGTGCTGTTCGTCATGCGCGCCGACAACAACGGCGAAGGCGGCATCCTCGCGCTGATGGCGCTGTCGTTGCGCACCGCGGACAAGCAGTCCAAGCGGATCGCGCTGCTGACCATGCTGGGCGTGTTCGGCGCCTGCATGTTCTACGGCGATGCCGTCATTACGCCGGCCATCTCGGTGCTGTCGGCCATGGAGGGCCTGGAGATTGCCGCGCCGTCGCTGTCTCCGTTTGTGCTGCCGATCACGGTGGTGATCCTGGCGGCGCTGTTCCTGATCCAGCGCGAGGGCACGTCGGTGGTGGGCAAGGTGTTCGGGCCGGTGATGCTGGTCTGGTTCGCCGCGCTGGCCGCGCTGGGCCTGGTCAATCTGATGAAGGCGCCGCAGATCCTGGCGGCCGTCAACCCGGTGTACGCGATTGCGTTCCTGCATGAGCATGCGCTGCAGGCGTTCGTCGTGCTGGGCTCGGTGTTCCTGGTGCTGACCGGCGCCGAGGCGCTGTATGCCGACATGGGGCACTTCGGCGCGCGGCCGATCCGCTGGGGCTGGTTCTTCATCGTGGCGCCGAGTTTGCTGCTGAACTATTTCGGCCAGGGCGCGATGCTGCTGACCGATCCGAGCGCGGTCGAAAACCCGTTCTACCGCGCCGTGCCCGAAGCGCTGCAGCTGCCGATGGTGGTGCTGGCGGCGGCGGCCACGGTGATCGCATCGCAGGCGGTGATCTCCGGCGCCTTCTCGCTGACGAGCCAGGCCATCCAGCTGGGCTTTGTGCCGCGCATGCGCATCCGCTATACGTCGGAAGCCGAGATCGGCCAGATTTACGTGCCGGTGGTGAACTGGATGCTGTTGATCCTGGTGATCAGCGTGGTGCTGGCGTTCAAGAAGTCTGACAACCTGGCCGCCGCCTACGGCATCGCCGTGACCACCACGATGGTCATCACGACCGTGCTGGCCGCGGTGGTGATGCGCTCGGTCTGGCGCTGGAATCCGGTGCTGGTGACGCTGGTGAGCCTGGGCTTCCTGGTGGTCGACATGGCGTTCTTCGCGGCCAACCTGCTGAAGATCCGCGACGGCGGCTGGTTCCCGCTGATGCTGGGCGGCGCGGTGTTCTTCCTGCTGATGACGTGGTACAAGGGCCGCCAGCTGGTGCGCGCCCGCAGCCTGGAAGACGGCATTCCGCTCGAACCGTTCCTCACCGGCCTGCTGGCGCATCCGCCGCACCGCGTGGAAGGCACCGCGGTGTTCCTGACGGCCAATATCGACTTCGTGCCGGTGTCGCTGCTGCATAACCTGAAGCACAACCGCGTGCTGCACGAGCGCGTGATCTTCATCAGCTTCGTCACGCGCGACATCCCTTACGTGGACGACAGGCGCCGCGTGACCGTGCGCGAATTCGGCAGCGGCATCTACCTCGTCAAGGCGGAATATGGATTCAAGGAAACGCCGGACGTCTATCGCGTGCTGGAGTTGGGCCAGCCGCAGATCGGCTCGCGTTGCGAACTGATGGACACGTCGTTCTTCATCGCGCGGGAATCGGTGGTGCCGTCCAAGCTGCCGGGCATGTCGATGTGGCGCGAGCGGCTGTTTGCGTGGATGCATCAGAACGGCGCCAAGCCTTCGGACTTCTTCCATATCCCCGCCAACCGCGTGGTGGAGCTGGGGACCAAGGTCGAGATCTGA
- a CDS encoding NUDIX hydrolase: protein MKFCSNCGQPVVSRIPAGDNRLRDVCDHCNTIHYVNPRNVVGTVPVWNDQILLCKRAIEPRYGFWTLPAGFMEIGETTAQAASRETLEEAGARVEIGELFSVLNVPHVHQVHLFYLARLTHLDFAPGEESLEVALYNEADIPWDDLAFPTVIHTLRCFFADRAAGRLADSSFRLHTLDIYKPMRPVAIDSPATTP, encoded by the coding sequence ATGAAATTCTGTTCCAACTGCGGTCAGCCGGTCGTCTCCCGCATTCCCGCCGGAGACAACCGCCTGCGCGACGTCTGTGACCACTGCAATACGATTCACTACGTGAATCCGCGCAACGTGGTCGGCACCGTGCCCGTGTGGAACGATCAGATCCTGCTGTGCAAGCGCGCCATCGAGCCACGCTATGGCTTCTGGACACTGCCCGCGGGCTTCATGGAGATCGGCGAAACCACCGCCCAGGCCGCCTCGCGCGAGACGCTGGAGGAAGCCGGCGCCCGCGTCGAGATCGGTGAACTCTTCTCGGTACTCAACGTGCCGCACGTTCACCAGGTCCACCTGTTCTATCTGGCCAGGCTGACCCACCTCGACTTTGCGCCCGGCGAGGAAAGCCTGGAGGTCGCGCTGTACAACGAGGCCGACATTCCCTGGGACGACCTCGCCTTCCCGACCGTCATCCACACGCTGCGCTGCTTCTTCGCCGATCGCGCCGCCGGCCGCCTGGCCGACAGCAGCTTCCGCCTGCATACGCTGGATATCTACAAGCCGATGCGCCCGGTCGCAATCGACTCGCCCGCGACCACGCCCTGA
- a CDS encoding Tex family protein: protein MTDSVLQKIVSRIAAELSVKPQQVAAAVQLLDDGATVPFIARYRKEATDNLDDTQLRNLEERLLYLRELEDRRAAILASIEEQGKLTDPLRAAIEAAETKQVLEDLYLPYKPKRRTRAQIARECGLEPLAQALLADPTLDPQAEAAKFVNGQPTAEGGVPDAKAALDGARDILSEQFGETAELLGKVRDHLWNQGVIASTVVEGKESAEEEKFRDYYAYSEPIRNVPSHRALALFRGRNAGVLFVKLGLGEELDAMSPHPCETMIARHVGIENKGRAADKWLSDVCRWCWRVKVQPHIETELLTQLRESAEAEAIKIFGRNLHDLLLAAPAGPKAVMGVDPGIRTGCKVAVVDHTGKLLETATIYPHEPRRDWNGSLATLARLAKQHGVALVSIGNGTASRETDKLVQDLMPLLAKSAPEVKLTKIVVSEAGASVYSASELAAKEFPDLDVSLRGAVSIARRLQDPLAELVKIDPKSIGVGQYQHDVNQRELARALDAVVEDCVNAVGVDVNTASTALLARVSGLNSILAKNIVEYRDANGVFANREALRQVPRLGDKTFEQAAGFLRINSGDNPLDRSSVHPEAYPVVQRILERVKKGIGDVLGNREALRGLTAQEFTDDKFGLPTVVDILGELEKPGRDPRPEFKTATFQDGVEDIKDLQPGMVLEGVVTNVAAFGAFIDIGVHQDGLVHVSALSTKFVRDPHEVVKPGQIVKVKVMEVDVKRNRIGLTMRLTDEPGQVPARSGSDRPAGGNRNSGQQRRAPEPAGAMAAAFAKLKR, encoded by the coding sequence ATGACCGATTCCGTGCTGCAAAAGATCGTCTCCCGCATCGCCGCCGAGCTGTCGGTGAAGCCGCAGCAAGTCGCCGCCGCCGTGCAGCTGCTGGATGATGGCGCCACCGTGCCGTTCATCGCGCGCTACCGCAAGGAAGCCACCGACAATCTGGACGATACGCAACTGCGCAACCTGGAAGAGCGCCTGCTGTACCTGCGCGAGCTGGAAGACCGCCGCGCGGCCATCCTGGCTTCCATCGAGGAACAGGGCAAGCTGACCGACCCGCTGCGCGCCGCCATCGAGGCCGCCGAGACCAAGCAGGTGCTGGAAGACCTCTACCTGCCCTACAAGCCCAAGCGCCGCACCCGCGCGCAGATCGCCCGCGAATGCGGCCTGGAGCCGCTGGCCCAGGCGCTGCTCGCCGATCCGACGCTCGACCCGCAGGCCGAGGCCGCCAAGTTCGTCAACGGCCAGCCGACCGCGGAAGGCGGCGTGCCCGACGCCAAGGCCGCGCTGGACGGCGCGCGCGACATCCTCTCCGAACAGTTCGGCGAGACCGCGGAGCTGCTCGGCAAGGTGCGCGACCACCTGTGGAACCAGGGCGTGATCGCCTCCACCGTGGTCGAAGGCAAGGAAAGCGCCGAGGAAGAGAAGTTCCGCGACTACTACGCCTACAGCGAGCCGATCCGCAACGTGCCGTCGCACCGCGCGCTGGCGCTGTTCCGCGGCCGCAATGCGGGCGTGCTGTTCGTCAAGCTGGGCCTGGGCGAAGAGCTGGACGCGATGAGCCCGCATCCGTGCGAAACCATGATCGCGCGCCATGTCGGCATCGAGAACAAGGGCCGCGCGGCCGACAAATGGCTGTCGGACGTGTGCCGCTGGTGCTGGCGCGTCAAGGTGCAGCCGCACATCGAAACCGAACTACTGACGCAGCTGCGCGAATCCGCCGAAGCCGAGGCCATCAAGATCTTCGGCCGCAACCTGCACGACCTGCTGCTGGCCGCGCCCGCCGGCCCGAAGGCCGTGATGGGCGTCGACCCAGGCATCCGCACCGGCTGCAAGGTGGCCGTGGTCGATCACACCGGCAAGCTGCTGGAAACCGCCACGATCTATCCGCACGAGCCGCGCCGCGACTGGAACGGCTCGCTGGCCACCCTCGCCCGCCTGGCCAAGCAGCACGGCGTGGCGCTGGTGTCGATCGGCAACGGCACCGCCAGCCGCGAGACCGACAAGCTGGTGCAAGACCTGATGCCTCTCTTGGCCAAATCCGCGCCCGAAGTGAAGCTGACCAAGATCGTGGTAAGCGAGGCCGGCGCATCGGTGTATTCGGCCTCCGAGCTGGCGGCCAAGGAATTCCCCGACCTGGACGTGTCGCTGCGCGGCGCGGTGTCGATCGCCCGCCGCCTGCAGGACCCGCTGGCCGAGCTCGTGAAGATCGACCCGAAATCGATCGGCGTGGGCCAGTACCAGCACGACGTCAACCAGCGCGAGCTGGCCCGCGCGCTGGACGCCGTGGTCGAGGACTGCGTGAACGCGGTCGGCGTCGACGTCAACACGGCCTCCACCGCACTGCTGGCGCGCGTGTCGGGGCTGAACTCGATCCTGGCCAAGAACATCGTCGAATACCGCGACGCCAACGGCGTGTTCGCCAACCGCGAAGCCCTCAGGCAGGTGCCGCGCCTGGGCGACAAGACCTTCGAGCAGGCCGCCGGCTTCCTGCGCATCAACAGCGGCGACAACCCGCTCGACCGCTCCTCGGTGCACCCGGAAGCGTATCCGGTGGTGCAGCGCATTCTCGAGCGCGTCAAGAAAGGCATCGGCGACGTGCTCGGCAACCGCGAGGCGCTGCGCGGCCTGACCGCGCAGGAGTTCACCGACGACAAGTTCGGCCTGCCGACCGTGGTCGACATCCTGGGCGAACTCGAGAAGCCCGGCCGCGATCCGCGCCCGGAATTCAAGACCGCCACCTTCCAGGACGGCGTCGAGGACATCAAAGACCTGCAGCCCGGCATGGTGCTGGAAGGCGTGGTGACCAACGTGGCGGCCTTCGGCGCGTTCATCGACATCGGCGTGCACCAGGATGGGCTGGTACACGTGTCGGCCCTGTCGACGAAGTTCGTGCGCGATCCGCACGAGGTGGTCAAGCCCGGCCAGATCGTCAAAGTCAAGGTGATGGAAGTGGACGTCAAGCGCAACCGCATCGGCCTGACGATGCGGCTGACCGACGAGCCGGGCCAGGTGCCCGCGCGCAGCGGCAGCGACCGCCCTGCCGGCGGCAACCGCAACAGCGGCCAGCAGCGCCGCGCGCCGGAACCCGCCGGCGCCATGGCCGCGGCGTTCGCCAAGCTCAAGCGCTGA
- a CDS encoding ATP-dependent DNA helicase, with protein MTSLSPLAEPSADAGNGDAAALPDAPPTDLHHAELATLFADDGTLAQGIESYRPRTSQLTMAQAVANTIEAADSLIVEAGTGTGKTYAYLVPAMLWGGKVILSTGTKNLQDQLFLRDIPTVRKALNAPVSVALLKGRANYVCHYHLERTSQNGRLSSRQDAAWLREINRFIKTTKTGDKAELSAVPENAPVWNLVTSTRDNCLGSDCAYYKDCFVMRARKEAQQADVVVVNHHLFFADVMLKDTGMAELLPAANTVIFDEAHQLPETATLFFGETISTNQLLELARDSVAEGLSHARDAVDWVAIAAPLERAARDLRLVFRQDGARLSMKQIDSDAALSKPFYEVLPKLEQALSDFTGALEAQAERAETIEQCHRRAVALCEKLEAWAAPRPAPAAKADGEAAGAAEVPVDERVRWVEVFANAVQLHLTPLSIAPIFSRQRAGQPRAWIFTSATLSVRGNFTHYAAQLGLDRDRSMTLDSPFDYAAQGLLYVPRDLPQPSDPRFTDAVLDAALPMIEAAGGKTFVLCTTLRAVYRAAERLTDEFAQRGWAFPLLVQGQASRTELLERFRALGNAVLVGSQSFWEGVDVRGEALSLVVIDKLPFAPPDDPVLSARMEALEKKGLSPFAVHQLPHAVITLKQGAGRLIRSESDRGVLMICDPRLVEKSYGRQIWQSLPPFKRTREADTAAGFLRSLGQAESAAVSADISAADTSEADTSA; from the coding sequence TTGACTTCGCTTTCCCCACTCGCCGAGCCGTCGGCCGATGCCGGCAATGGCGATGCCGCCGCGCTTCCCGACGCGCCGCCCACCGACCTCCACCATGCCGAACTGGCGACGCTGTTCGCCGATGACGGCACGCTGGCGCAGGGCATCGAGTCGTACCGGCCGCGCACATCGCAGCTGACGATGGCACAGGCGGTGGCGAATACCATCGAGGCGGCGGATTCGCTGATCGTCGAGGCGGGCACCGGCACGGGCAAGACCTACGCCTACCTTGTCCCGGCGATGCTGTGGGGCGGCAAGGTGATCCTTTCCACCGGGACCAAGAACCTGCAGGACCAGCTGTTCCTGCGCGACATCCCGACCGTGCGCAAGGCCCTGAATGCACCGGTGTCGGTGGCGCTGCTGAAGGGGCGGGCCAACTACGTCTGCCATTACCACCTGGAGCGCACGTCGCAGAACGGGCGGCTGTCGTCGCGGCAGGACGCGGCGTGGCTGCGCGAGATCAACCGCTTCATCAAGACCACCAAGACGGGCGACAAGGCCGAGCTCTCCGCCGTGCCCGAGAACGCGCCGGTGTGGAACCTGGTCACGTCCACGCGCGACAACTGCCTCGGTTCGGACTGCGCGTACTACAAGGACTGCTTTGTCATGCGCGCCCGTAAGGAGGCGCAGCAGGCCGACGTGGTGGTCGTCAATCACCACCTGTTTTTCGCCGATGTCATGCTCAAGGACACCGGCATGGCCGAGCTGCTGCCGGCCGCGAACACCGTCATCTTCGACGAAGCGCATCAGCTGCCCGAGACCGCGACGCTGTTCTTCGGCGAGACGATCTCCACCAACCAGTTGCTGGAGCTGGCGCGGGACAGCGTGGCCGAGGGGCTGTCGCATGCGCGCGATGCGGTGGACTGGGTGGCCATCGCCGCGCCGCTCGAACGCGCCGCGCGCGACCTGCGCCTGGTCTTCCGCCAGGACGGCGCGCGCCTGTCGATGAAGCAGATCGATAGCGATGCGGCGCTCAGCAAGCCGTTCTACGAAGTCCTGCCCAAGCTGGAGCAGGCGCTGTCGGACTTCACCGGTGCGCTGGAGGCACAGGCCGAGCGCGCCGAGACCATCGAGCAATGCCATCGCCGTGCGGTGGCGCTGTGCGAGAAGCTCGAGGCCTGGGCCGCCCCTAGGCCGGCGCCGGCCGCCAAGGCCGATGGCGAGGCGGCGGGTGCGGCCGAGGTACCCGTCGACGAGCGGGTGCGCTGGGTCGAAGTCTTCGCCAATGCCGTGCAGCTGCACCTGACGCCGCTGTCGATCGCGCCGATCTTCTCGCGCCAGCGGGCCGGGCAGCCGCGCGCGTGGATCTTCACGTCGGCGACGCTCTCCGTGCGCGGGAATTTCACGCACTACGCCGCCCAGCTGGGCCTCGACCGTGACCGGTCGATGACGCTCGACAGTCCCTTCGACTACGCAGCGCAGGGGTTGCTGTACGTGCCGCGCGATCTACCGCAGCCGAGCGATCCGCGCTTTACCGATGCCGTGCTCGACGCGGCCCTGCCGATGATCGAAGCGGCCGGCGGCAAGACCTTCGTGCTGTGCACCACGCTGCGCGCCGTCTACCGCGCCGCCGAGCGGCTGACCGACGAGTTCGCGCAGCGCGGCTGGGCGTTTCCGTTGCTGGTGCAGGGCCAGGCCAGCCGCACGGAACTGCTCGAGCGCTTCCGCGCGCTCGGCAACGCGGTGCTGGTCGGCAGCCAGAGTTTCTGGGAAGGCGTGGACGTGCGGGGCGAGGCGCTGTCGCTGGTCGTCATTGACAAGCTGCCGTTCGCGCCGCCAGACGATCCGGTGCTCAGCGCGCGGATGGAAGCGCTGGAAAAGAAGGGCCTGAGCCCGTTCGCCGTCCACCAGTTGCCGCATGCCGTCATCACGCTCAAGCAGGGCGCGGGCCGGCTGATCCGCTCCGAGAGCGATCGCGGCGTGCTGATGATCTGCGATCCGCGCCTGGTGGAGAAATCCTACGGGCGGCAGATCTGGCAGAGCCTGCCGCCGTTCAAGCGCACCCGCGAGGCGGACACGGCGGCGGGGTTCCTGCGCTCGCTGGGTCAGGCTGAGTCGGCGGCGGTTTCGGCCGATATCTCCGCGGCCGACACCTCCGAGGCCGACACCTCCGCCTGA
- a CDS encoding DUF4148 domain-containing protein, whose product MKTSRTLIAALFAVAGTAAFAQTTPPAAPVSPVTQVQQDNQQIRQDTHDIRRDNHDIRQDNRQIHQDRADIGRDKAALADARAERRADQRRENRDLASGNAKGAEYWNRQRAQEQHQINAERHDLHQDRQQLHSTVKDRNHDVRDRSHDAHARRDEVRERNQAASKI is encoded by the coding sequence ATGAAGACGAGCCGCACCCTGATCGCCGCCCTGTTCGCCGTCGCCGGCACCGCTGCTTTCGCCCAGACCACGCCGCCCGCGGCGCCGGTGTCGCCGGTCACGCAAGTCCAGCAGGACAACCAGCAGATCCGCCAGGACACGCACGACATCCGCCGCGACAATCACGATATCCGCCAGGACAACCGCCAGATCCACCAGGACCGCGCCGACATCGGCCGCGACAAGGCCGCACTGGCCGATGCACGCGCCGAGCGCCGCGCCGACCAGCGCCGCGAGAACCGCGACCTGGCCAGCGGCAACGCCAAGGGCGCCGAATACTGGAACCGGCAGCGCGCCCAGGAACAGCACCAGATCAACGCCGAACGCCACGACCTCCACCAGGACCGCCAGCAGCTGCACAGCACCGTCAAGGACCGCAACCACGACGTGCGTGATCGCAGCCATGACGCGCACGCCCGCCGCGACGAAGTACGCGAGCGCAACCAGGCCGCCTCGAAGATCTGA